Part of the Limihaloglobus sulfuriphilus genome is shown below.
GGCTTTTGCACCCATTGCGGGTTATGCGCGCCGACGGAGCCGGGTTTATCGGATATAAACGGTCCCTCGATATGTACGCCGGGGATGTGTTTACCGATGGAGGACGCCACCGCGTTTGCTATGATTTTCAGGTTTTTTTCGTATATTTCCAGGGGACTGGTGATCAGAGTGGGCAGAAAACAATCTGTCCCGGATTTCGTCAGATGATCAACAGCCTTTATAAACGAGGCATCGGTTAAATCCGGTGAAGAAAAATCCACACCGACGCTGCCGTTAACCTGGAGGTCGCAATATTTTATTTTTGTGTGCATGTATTGTCCTTTTTAAACATTAAAGGTTCTTTAATTGTACCAATATTAGTCGCAAGTCAAAATAAAATTTGAGAAAAAATGAAAATTTGGACAAATTAAGTTGACAAATGGTACAAGTGTGGTACCAATTACAGTGTTATGGAACGTGAATTGTTAAATACAAAGCTGGTACGTGAAATACTTTCTCTCGTGCTTTCAGGCTCTTATGAGCTGGGGACGCGTCTGCCGTCCGAGCGCAAGCTCTGCCAGATGTACGGCGTAAGCCGGGGAACGGTGCGGCAGGCTCTGGCGGATCTGGAAAACCTCGGGATTGTTGAGATACGTCACGGCAGCGGGGTTTATGTCCTCAATCAGTCGATTAAAGAGCTTCCCGAGGACGTGATGCCGCCGGAATTTGATTCGGTGAGTCTAAATGACATTTTATCAGCGAGAAAAGTTATTGAATCGGCATGTATCAAGCTGGCTTGTTCACGCTGCGACGAGAAACTTGTAAAACGGCTTGAAGAAATTATAGACGCGATGGTTGAGAACATGGACAATCTGCCCGAGTTTATAAAACACGATATGGATTTTCACGAAACAGTAGTTAATAATTGCGGAAACCCTGCCTTGATAATCGCTTACAAGTCAATATCTGAGTATCACAGGTATTCACAGATCTTTACCAGCCTTCACGAAGGCGAAGAAGAGGTAGCCATCGATTATCATCAGCGTATGCTCTATGCCTTGAAAAAGAAAAATCCCCAGCTCGGTGAGCGGGCCATACTTGCGCATTTGGACCATCTCGCCGGGATGCGGGAGAAAAATGTCATATAAGGAGTTATCATGTCAGAAAATGTAAATGTCTATGGTATTTGCAGAATTGCCGAACAGAATTTCCTCGAATCCGCGAGCAGGCTTAAGCTGGAAGATTCGATGGTTCAGCGGCTTATAAATCCCAAGGAAAAACTGGAGATAAGCCTCAATCCCGCCCTCTCAAACGGCAAAACTGTCCATCTTAAGTCTTTCATAGTCAGGCATAATTCGGCTTTAGGCCCATGTAAGGGCGGCATCAGGTTTACAGGCGATGTTACAATGGAAGATGTGCAGGGTCTTGCAATGGAGATGACCTGGAAGACTTCGCTGATCGGCGTACCGTTCGGCGGCGGAAAATCGGGCATAAAATATGACCAGACAGGTCTTGGGGAAGTTGACAAGGAAACCATAATCCGCTCATTTACCAGAGCGGCAATGCGTCATATCGGCCCTGAAATCTATGTTCCTGCGCCGGATATCGGAACGAACGAAACTGACATGGGGCATATAAAGGACTGCATCGCGTATTCCTGGGGCAAGTCCACAACGGACGGCTGTTTTGTGACCGGCAAGCCGGTAATCCTGGGCGGTATCGAGAAACGCCGCGAGGCAACCGGCAGGGGCGTTGTGTATTCAACCGCCGCCGCGTGCAAGGCGCTGGGCAGGGATATATCACAGATGCGGGTTGCCGTTCAGGGGTTTGGAAATGTCGGCAGCGCCGCGGCAGAGATAATTGCCGCAGAATACGGCGCGAAGGTTATCGCCGTCTCTGATATCAACGGCGGAGTGTTCAACGCAGAGGGGCTCGATATAAAGTCTCTTATTGAATACTGCAAGAAGACCGGCGGTGTGACTGATTTCCCCGGGTCAGAAAATATCAGCGGCAGCGAACTGCTTGAGACTGACTGTGATATTCTCATACCGGCGGCGACACAATCGCAGATAACACTGTCTAACTGCAAGTCCGTCAAGGCGGATATCATCGCCGAAGGAGCCAACGCCCCGACCGATCCGCAGGCGGATGAGGTACTGAGCGGCAGCGGTAAATTTATTATACCGGATATTCTCTGCAACGCCGGCGGGGTTTTTGTCTCTTATCTTGAATACACACAGGAGACACAGCGTGAGCAGATGACCGGAGAAATGGTATGCCGCAGGCTCAAGAAGAGAATGGAATCAAGTTTCAAAGAAGTGTACGAATATTCAAACAGAGAGAAAATAACAATGCGCCAGGCCGCGATGGATATAGCGGTAAAACGGGTTGTCGAGGCAACCAAAGCTATGGGCGCATTACCGTAAAGACAAGGAAGATTTTATGAATACCAAACCACAAGTATGTATAGTCGGCGGCGGGATGATAACGCAGGTGCAGATACTGCCCTCGCTGTATCATCTCCAGCGTCAGGGAATTATCGGCGATATCAGCGTTTGCGCCCTTGACAGCGGCCCGCTGCGAGTTTTGGCCGAAGACCAGACACTCAAAAAGGCGTTCCCCGGGCAGACTTTCGCGGCTAACCCGTCTCTGGATACTGAACCGAATGAAAAGTTTCCCGAGCTTTACAAGCAGATTCTCGCGGATATGCCCGAGCAGAGCATTGTAGCGGTGGCGATGCCGGATCAGCTCCATTACCCTGTTATAAAAGAGGCTATAAGCTGCGGCCACCACATAATGTGCGTCAAGCCGCTGGTTCTAAAGTATAAGCAGGCGATTGAGATAGAAAAAATTGCATACGAAAAGGGCCTCGTGATCGGCGTTGAGTACCATAAACGCCTCGATGACAGGGCGCTGCTGGCACGGCGGCAGTACCGTGACGGAATGTTTGGGGAGTTTAAGATCGGCCATGCCGAAATGAACGAGCCGTATTATTACCGTAATTCTAATTTCCAGAACTGGTGCACCTGTGAAAACTCCGACATGTTCACATACGTCGGCTGCCACTATGTTGACCAGCTCCATTTCATCACGGGACTTATGCCCAAATCCGTTTCGGTGTACGGCATAAAGGATAAATATCCCAACGGAAACGACGGCTACCTCTGGACGGACGCCCGGGTATTATGGGATAATGGGGCGTGCCTGCATGTAACCGATATTATGGGCTATCCGGACGAGGGGCCCGGCGGCAATTTCCAGGGTATCAGGATGTACTTTGCCGGCGAAGGCAAGAGCGGTATGCTTGTGCATAACGACCAGTTCCGCGGCATAGAGCATTGCTATCTTGAGAAAGGCTGCGAGCCGGGGGATACGTACTACTCTCAGCCGAGCCCGGACTATTTCAAGTTTGTCAGCCTCGGCGGCAAGGGTCTCGTGCCCGTTGGCTACGGATACCGTTCAATCGAGCTGATTATCAAAAACGCCTGCCGGTGCATCGGCAAAGACCTTGACCGGCGGCAGCAGATAATAAACGAGCTTGACGATGACGGCGTTATGGCTACTCCGAAAAACAGCTCTTACAACGAGCTTGTAATGGAGGCAGGCAGGCTCTCTATACTAAACGGCGGAAGAGAGGTTGAAATTGAATACGGCGAAAATGCCGGCGTAAAATTGAAGTAATAACAAAAAATATAATTAAACGAGGATTTATAATGGCTAAAGAATTTCCACTAGAAGTTTTTGAAGTTGAGCCGGTAGAAACAAAATACCGCAAACTTTCAGGACAGATACCCAACGAAGAAACAATACAGAAGATATCCGCTCTCAGAGACAGCGAAGCCCGCAGCATGCGCGGCCAGCCGCCGATAGTATGGGACAGGGCAGAGGGTATCAACGTCTTTGACGCTTACGGCAATAAGTGGCTTGATTTCTCGTCAGGCGTTCTTATCACCAATGCCGGGCACAGCCATCCGAAAATAGTTGATGCCATCGTCAAGCAGGCTTCTAAGTCGCTGCTGACTTCCTACTGCTTTCCGAATCAGCCAAGGATGGACCTTGTGCAAAAGCTCGTAGAAATTTCTCCAGAGGGTTTAGACAAGGTGTTTCTCCTGAGCACCGGTGCCGAGAGCACCGAATGCGCACTTAAGCTGATGCGCACCCGCGGACGCAATATCGGCGGAGATGATAAGAGTGTTATCGTTTCCTATTACGATTCATTCCACGGCAGGACTATGGGCTCACAGCAGATGGGCGGCATGGCCGGCGGCAAGGCATGGATAAAGAACTATGATCCGGAGATTGTACACGTTCCCTTCCCTGACGGTTTCCGCAACGAAGATACCAGCTTTGAGCTGTTTGAAAAGACGCTTGCTGAGCTGGGTGTTGAGCCGAAAAACGTCGCCGGTGTTATCAGCGAGACATACCAGGGCGTCGGCCCTAATTTCATGCCCAAAGAATACGCCCAAAAGCTGCGCAAATGGTGTGATGACAACCAGGCACTGCTATGTTTCGACGAAGTCCAGGCCGGTTTCGGCAGGTGCGGCACATGGTTCGGTTTCCAGCTCTATGATATCGTGCCCGATCTGTTCTGTATGGGCAAGGGCTTCAGCAGCTCGCTGCCGATAAGCGGCGTTATCGGTAGGGCGGATGTCATGGACATGTACGGGCCGAACGAGATGACAAGCACACACTCGGCCAACCCGATTTGCTGCGCCGCGGCACTGGCAAATATCCAGGTAATCGAAGAAGAAAACCTGATCGAGAACGCCGTTAGCGTCGGCAAGACCCTGAAAAGTGAGCTTGAAGCCATGCAGCAGGAATTCTCCGAGCATATCGGGTTTGCTCCGTGCGAGGGAATGGTCGGCGGCCTGCTGGCAATAAAACCCGGCACAAAAGAGCCCGATTATGACCTGGCCTGGAGGACAATCCTGGCGTGTTTCCGCAAAGGGCTGCTGATGTTCGCTCCGGTAGGCGTCGGCGGCGGATGTATAAAGATCGCCCCGCCGCTGTGCATGAGCGAAGAAGCCGTAAAAGAGGGCTGCTCTGTACTGCGCGAGGCGTTGAAGGAATCCATCGCATGATACGCGCTGCGTGATTTCTAAATAAGGACTTAAAAATTACAAACGCGGCGGGCGACTCAAATCCCGCCGCGTTTTTATAATCACTTGTAAAAGGTCAGCCTCTCAAAACCTGCCGATCCGGCTCAACAGAGATATCTTATGCCGGGCCGGTCATATCAGAATTTGCCATAGTTAATAAAAGCCACTTTGTTTTGTGTCTATCTGTTAATTAATATTTTATAAATTAAAGAAGTTGATCTTTCGTTTTTGAGAAAATTCGTGAATTTTCTCTACAGGGGGATATTATTGTAGAGCAAATTCACGAATTTGCTCCAGACGGAGATAAGGGACACAGTACCGTTTTGATAGTAATTCCCCGCGTTTTTTATTGACACATACCAACGGGCGTGGTAATCTAAGCATTGGTTTATAAAAGTTTTAAAATTGCAGTCATGAGTTTGTTACGCAAATGCAGGATTTTCCCAGATTCGTTTAGCAGTAAAATGGAAAAGCCGGCAGGCCAAAGAAACTTAAAAAAAGGGCAAGGATGCAAATAATGAACAAGAATGCAAATCTAATAGCTAATTGGCCACAGTTTCACCGTCCCCAGTTTCAGATAGAAAAGATTGAACAGCAGTTGGAGCAGAAACAGGAAGTAAAATCCTTATTTCAGTTACGCTGGAGATTGTGTTAGATGAAATCAAGGTCAAAAACACTGGCTGAAAAATCAATGTCTTCGATGCTTTCAGCTATAGAGATATATAATAAACCTGATTTTAAGTATAGAGAGGAAACATTTGCTGTATTGGCAACAAACTCATGGGAACTGCTTCTAAAAGCTCGTATATTGCAACTAAGCAATAATAAGATTACCTCTATATTGTCTTACGAGAAACACAGGAATAAAGATGGGCAAATCAGTAAAAAAGAATATCGCGTTAAAAATCGCTCGGGAAACTATAATACCGTAGGACTTTTTAAGGCTTATGATATTATAATCAATGAATATGGTGATAATTTACAAGGGATTGTTCGCGAAAATCTCGAAGCCCTTGTAGAAATTCGTGACAATTCGGTTCATTTCATTAATAAGGATTTTGCGCTTTCGAAAAAAATTCATGAAATAGGTACCGCTTCCATAAAAAATTATATTCGTTTAGTATTTTTATGGTTCGGGATTGATTTTTCACAGTATGACATATTTCTTATGCCGATTGGTTTTGTAAGAAATTTTTCATCTGCCAAAGCAATAACAATTACTGGTGAAGAAGAAAAGATGCTTGAATATATTAACTCATCAGAAAAAAAATATGATGATGATGAAACTAATGAATTTAATTTTACACTTAACATTGATATTAGATTTCGCGGATTCAACTCCCAAGTGCAATTAAGTTAAATCCTGTTTTGTTATCCTGTTAGTTTTTTCCTCTTATAGAATACTTCATTTGGGGTTAAAAATCCAAGAGATTTTCTGGGTCGATTATTCAG
Proteins encoded:
- a CDS encoding Glu/Leu/Phe/Val family dehydrogenase, with protein sequence MSENVNVYGICRIAEQNFLESASRLKLEDSMVQRLINPKEKLEISLNPALSNGKTVHLKSFIVRHNSALGPCKGGIRFTGDVTMEDVQGLAMEMTWKTSLIGVPFGGGKSGIKYDQTGLGEVDKETIIRSFTRAAMRHIGPEIYVPAPDIGTNETDMGHIKDCIAYSWGKSTTDGCFVTGKPVILGGIEKRREATGRGVVYSTAAACKALGRDISQMRVAVQGFGNVGSAAAEIIAAEYGAKVIAVSDINGGVFNAEGLDIKSLIEYCKKTGGVTDFPGSENISGSELLETDCDILIPAATQSQITLSNCKSVKADIIAEGANAPTDPQADEVLSGSGKFIIPDILCNAGGVFVSYLEYTQETQREQMTGEMVCRRLKKRMESSFKEVYEYSNREKITMRQAAMDIAVKRVVEATKAMGALP
- a CDS encoding aspartate aminotransferase family protein translates to MAKEFPLEVFEVEPVETKYRKLSGQIPNEETIQKISALRDSEARSMRGQPPIVWDRAEGINVFDAYGNKWLDFSSGVLITNAGHSHPKIVDAIVKQASKSLLTSYCFPNQPRMDLVQKLVEISPEGLDKVFLLSTGAESTECALKLMRTRGRNIGGDDKSVIVSYYDSFHGRTMGSQQMGGMAGGKAWIKNYDPEIVHVPFPDGFRNEDTSFELFEKTLAELGVEPKNVAGVISETYQGVGPNFMPKEYAQKLRKWCDDNQALLCFDEVQAGFGRCGTWFGFQLYDIVPDLFCMGKGFSSSLPISGVIGRADVMDMYGPNEMTSTHSANPICCAAALANIQVIEEENLIENAVSVGKTLKSELEAMQQEFSEHIGFAPCEGMVGGLLAIKPGTKEPDYDLAWRTILACFRKGLLMFAPVGVGGGCIKIAPPLCMSEEAVKEGCSVLREALKESIA
- a CDS encoding Gfo/Idh/MocA family protein, translating into MNTKPQVCIVGGGMITQVQILPSLYHLQRQGIIGDISVCALDSGPLRVLAEDQTLKKAFPGQTFAANPSLDTEPNEKFPELYKQILADMPEQSIVAVAMPDQLHYPVIKEAISCGHHIMCVKPLVLKYKQAIEIEKIAYEKGLVIGVEYHKRLDDRALLARRQYRDGMFGEFKIGHAEMNEPYYYRNSNFQNWCTCENSDMFTYVGCHYVDQLHFITGLMPKSVSVYGIKDKYPNGNDGYLWTDARVLWDNGACLHVTDIMGYPDEGPGGNFQGIRMYFAGEGKSGMLVHNDQFRGIEHCYLEKGCEPGDTYYSQPSPDYFKFVSLGGKGLVPVGYGYRSIELIIKNACRCIGKDLDRRQQIINELDDDGVMATPKNSSYNELVMEAGRLSILNGGREVEIEYGENAGVKLK
- a CDS encoding FadR/GntR family transcriptional regulator, which produces MLNTKLVREILSLVLSGSYELGTRLPSERKLCQMYGVSRGTVRQALADLENLGIVEIRHGSGVYVLNQSIKELPEDVMPPEFDSVSLNDILSARKVIESACIKLACSRCDEKLVKRLEEIIDAMVENMDNLPEFIKHDMDFHETVVNNCGNPALIIAYKSISEYHRYSQIFTSLHEGEEEVAIDYHQRMLYALKKKNPQLGERAILAHLDHLAGMREKNVI
- a CDS encoding DUF3644 domain-containing protein gives rise to the protein MKSRSKTLAEKSMSSMLSAIEIYNKPDFKYREETFAVLATNSWELLLKARILQLSNNKITSILSYEKHRNKDGQISKKEYRVKNRSGNYNTVGLFKAYDIIINEYGDNLQGIVRENLEALVEIRDNSVHFINKDFALSKKIHEIGTASIKNYIRLVFLWFGIDFSQYDIFLMPIGFVRNFSSAKAITITGEEEKMLEYINSSEKKYDDDETNEFNFTLNIDIRFRGFNSQVQLS